One genomic segment of Nilaparvata lugens isolate BPH chromosome Y, ASM1435652v1, whole genome shotgun sequence includes these proteins:
- the LOC120355246 gene encoding uncharacterized protein LOC120355246, with the protein MAAIVGYHTRQVLYFGVKNKYCVTCTRKPGDTHHTCFKNWNGSSSSMEAATIVEGFLASEEMYNVQYARMIADGDSSVYNSIVEARPYQNLTVKKIECRNHMLRNYCNKLKDVVTTSLHKDLSKEDRGLHLKMCRVLGGKFVEH; encoded by the exons ATG gCAGCGATAGTTGGATACCACACAAGACAGGTTCTGTACTTTGgcgtgaaaaataaatattgtgtaACCTGTACACGCAAGCCTGGAGACACTCATCACACGTGCTTCAAGAACTGGAATGGTAGCTCATCTAGCATGGAAGCTGCTACCATCGTAGAAGGCTTCTTGGCAAGTGAAGAAATGTACAATGTGCAATATGcaag AATGATTGCTGATGGAGACAGCAGTGTCTACAATAGCATTGTTGAAGCTAGACCTTACCAAAATCTGACGGTAAAGAAAATTGAGTGCCGCAACCACATGCTGCGCAACTATTGTAACAAGTTGAAGGATGTTGTTACCACCAGTTTGCATAAGGATCTGTCCAAAGAGGATAGAGGACTACATTTGAAAATGTGTAGGGTACTAGGAGGTAAGTTTGTTGAGCATTGA